One genomic segment of Ictalurus punctatus breed USDA103 chromosome 12, Coco_2.0, whole genome shotgun sequence includes these proteins:
- the LOC108272340 gene encoding fidgetin isoform X2, producing MNSDMMSSVYGVTMQWAPEQPQWAEQHYDITSTTRSPAHKFDPFRSQRLTSSSSGGAYHHSWANDDISALTASNLLKRYAERYSTILDLPCDNGLIGYPDPTISTSVNGHSVVNRAPPLLTGRKLEAEPWLESVYPPLGCVPELVPKAPLSVSEMPASVGSSPGVGAGSLPEASFSSSTCGSQTSAQEYSSTLYSAPYLHSVGSYNGPLLHPVASHPNLVPTYGANASPSLPTYGYPSTGYPYSPPSPSAACLSTSIAPATPLPASSMSGYSYPTPSLAPLPASVADNGSPSSDSLGKSYYSAGPSDIRAFEEFGFGGTSNSDSQSASSPLYRPPGGNEGHKGNGYEQSSDATSLLFKPSNPSDSLRSLESLAQGSAASGQCFAATSCSATSSNLYSSASSHTHLCLDTHTPC from the coding sequence GCGTGACAATGCAGTGGGCCCCTGAGCAGCCGCAGTGGGCAGAGCAGCACTATGACATCACTTCCACTACACGCTCACCAGCACACAAGTTTGACCCTTTCCGCAGTCAAAGGTTAACCAGTTCATCTTCAGGCGGCGCATACCATCATTCCTGGGCTAACGATGACATCTCAGCACTGACTGCCTCCAACCTGCTAAAAAGATATGCAGAACGTTACTCCACCATTTTGGACCTCCCCTGCGATAATGGACTCATCGGATACCCGGACCCTACCATTTCCACCAGTGTAAATGGACATAGCGTTGTTAACAGAGCTCCGCCCTTGCTTACTGGGCGAAAACTGGAGGCAGAGCCTTGGCTTGAGAGTGTATACCCTCCACTGGGCTGCGTCCCAGAACTGGTCCCCAAAGCACCATTGAGTGTCTCAGAAATGCCTGCGAGTGTGGGTAGCTCCCCTGGTGTTGGAGCTGGTAGCTTGCCAGAAGCCAGTTTCTCCAGCAGTACCTGTGGTAGCCAAACGAGTGCCCAGGAGTACAGCAGCACCCTATATAGTGCCCCTTACTTGCACTCTGTGGGCTCATATAATGGACCACTTCTCCACCCAGTTGCCTCACATCCCAACTTGGTGCCAACGTATGGTGCTAATGCCTCACCCAGCCTTCCCACCTATGGCTACCCAAGCACAGGATACCCCTATAGTCCTCCATCCCCTTCTGCTGCCTGCCTTTCTACCAGCATTGCACCAGCTACACCTCTACCAGCATCCAGCATGAGTGGCTACTCTTACCCTACTCCCAGTCTGGCACCTTTGCCTGCTAGTGTTGCAGATAATGGTTCCCCAAGTTCGGACAGCCTCGGCAAGTCTTACTATTCAGCTGGACCGAGTGACATAAGGGCATTTGAGGAATTTGGTTTCGGTGGCACTTCTAATTCAGACAGTCAGTCAGCAAGCAGTCCACTCTACAGGCCACCGGGGGGAAATGAGGGGCATAAGGGAAACGGATACGAGCAGTCGAGCGATGCCACATCACTGCTCTTTAAACCTTCCAATCCCAGTGACTCTCTGCGTAGCCTGGAGTCTCTCGCTCAAGGTAGTGCTGCATCTGGACAGTGCTTTGCAGCAACTTCCTGCTCAGCCACCTCGTCGAATCTTTACTCGTCTGCCTCGTCGCACACACATCTCTGcctcgacacacacacaccttgctgA
- the LOC108272340 gene encoding fidgetin isoform X1: MQWAPEQPQWAEQHYDITSTTRSPAHKFDPFRSQRLTSSSSGGAYHHSWANDDISALTASNLLKRYAERYSTILDLPCDNGLIGYPDPTISTSVNGHSVVNRAPPLLTGRKLEAEPWLESVYPPLGCVPELVPKAPLSVSEMPASVGSSPGVGAGSLPEASFSSSTCGSQTSAQEYSSTLYSAPYLHSVGSYNGPLLHPVASHPNLVPTYGANASPSLPTYGYPSTGYPYSPPSPSAACLSTSIAPATPLPASSMSGYSYPTPSLAPLPASVADNGSPSSDSLGKSYYSAGPSDIRAFEEFGFGGTSNSDSQSASSPLYRPPGGNEGHKGNGYEQSSDATSLLFKPSNPSDSLRSLESLAQGSAASGQCFAATSCSATSSNLYSSASSHTHLCLDTHTPC, encoded by the coding sequence ATGCAGTGGGCCCCTGAGCAGCCGCAGTGGGCAGAGCAGCACTATGACATCACTTCCACTACACGCTCACCAGCACACAAGTTTGACCCTTTCCGCAGTCAAAGGTTAACCAGTTCATCTTCAGGCGGCGCATACCATCATTCCTGGGCTAACGATGACATCTCAGCACTGACTGCCTCCAACCTGCTAAAAAGATATGCAGAACGTTACTCCACCATTTTGGACCTCCCCTGCGATAATGGACTCATCGGATACCCGGACCCTACCATTTCCACCAGTGTAAATGGACATAGCGTTGTTAACAGAGCTCCGCCCTTGCTTACTGGGCGAAAACTGGAGGCAGAGCCTTGGCTTGAGAGTGTATACCCTCCACTGGGCTGCGTCCCAGAACTGGTCCCCAAAGCACCATTGAGTGTCTCAGAAATGCCTGCGAGTGTGGGTAGCTCCCCTGGTGTTGGAGCTGGTAGCTTGCCAGAAGCCAGTTTCTCCAGCAGTACCTGTGGTAGCCAAACGAGTGCCCAGGAGTACAGCAGCACCCTATATAGTGCCCCTTACTTGCACTCTGTGGGCTCATATAATGGACCACTTCTCCACCCAGTTGCCTCACATCCCAACTTGGTGCCAACGTATGGTGCTAATGCCTCACCCAGCCTTCCCACCTATGGCTACCCAAGCACAGGATACCCCTATAGTCCTCCATCCCCTTCTGCTGCCTGCCTTTCTACCAGCATTGCACCAGCTACACCTCTACCAGCATCCAGCATGAGTGGCTACTCTTACCCTACTCCCAGTCTGGCACCTTTGCCTGCTAGTGTTGCAGATAATGGTTCCCCAAGTTCGGACAGCCTCGGCAAGTCTTACTATTCAGCTGGACCGAGTGACATAAGGGCATTTGAGGAATTTGGTTTCGGTGGCACTTCTAATTCAGACAGTCAGTCAGCAAGCAGTCCACTCTACAGGCCACCGGGGGGAAATGAGGGGCATAAGGGAAACGGATACGAGCAGTCGAGCGATGCCACATCACTGCTCTTTAAACCTTCCAATCCCAGTGACTCTCTGCGTAGCCTGGAGTCTCTCGCTCAAGGTAGTGCTGCATCTGGACAGTGCTTTGCAGCAACTTCCTGCTCAGCCACCTCGTCGAATCTTTACTCGTCTGCCTCGTCGCACACACATCTCTGcctcgacacacacacaccttgctgA